The Nostoc cf. commune SO-36 genomic sequence ACAAAGGCGAACGCGGTTCTTCAAAAGACTGATTTGGGATGCCGCTTTCTAATGCTTCTTTTTCTTGTAATTTCACTAAGAAGCCGCGAATTCGTTCTAAAACTTCTTTAGGCTCTTGCGCCTGACCAGACAGAAATCTAGACAGGCGCTTGCCACCGCTAGCAAGTAAGTTGTCAATGTCTGCGATCAGCTTGGAAATTTCGTCTGTACTAAAAGTCACTTTTATTACCTTATCTAAAAATTTATGCCAATTAATGTGACAATTACTTTACAATCACCGTCTCCCTAAGGGGAAGCAAGCTACGCGCCGCGTCGACCAGAGGAGAGGTTTTGAGTAGTAAAAGCCAAGTTTGGACTTGTGACTGTCATTATGTTATGGATTACTGAGAGCCGTGGCAATCTTCAGTCAGCATTTGTGTGAAAAGCTTATTTTTGCAGGTTATCAAGAAAGGTAGCGAACCCAGAAGCAAGCTAGGCATAACAACTCTTAGAAATGCTATGCCGAATGTCTCTCGTAGAGAAGACTTTACGCTGCGCTATCTGCCTTTCTTGGTAAAAATTGTTTAGAAAGACCTTCTGGTCGCTTTCTTATGTAGCATAGTTTAGTGTTCTCTTTGAAAGGGAGCTGTGCTTTGATAGCTTAGGCTAAAAATGGCGCCCTTGTTTGTTGTGTGTATATAGCAGCTTGAATTAAAGATGTCGTAATGGAAGACAGATATAGCTTGCAAGCACAGGCTAATCCCTGGATGATCACCTCCGCTCCCTTTTTTCAAGGGTTGCCAGAAACTGCTGTAGAATTAGCCCTTGTCCATCTTGTTACCCGTACCCACCCAGCCAATCAGGTAATTCTACTGGAAAATGACTGGGGCGGTTCTGTGTACTTTATTATGGATGGATGGGTAAAAATTCGTACCTATAATCTGGAAGGAAAAGAGGTAACGCTGAATATTCTTGGCAAAGGGGAATTGTTTGGTGAAATGGCCGCGCTAGATGAAGTACCTAGATCCACAGATGTGATTACCTTGGCCCCAACAATAATTGGGAGTATGCCTGCTCAAGATTTTGTCAAGCTACTTCAGGTAGAACCCTTGGCAGGAGTTCGATTAGCGCAACTAATGGCACGACGTTTGCGGCAAGTAAATCGCCGATTGCGGTTGCGGGAATCTGATAGCCAGTCAAGAGTAGCAGATACTTTGCTATTTTTGGCAGAAGGACAAGGAAAAAAAGGGCAGACAGGAACTGAAATCCCTAATTTACCTCATCGTGAATTAAGCAGTTTGAGCGGACTGGCGCGGGAAACGGTGACACGAGTATTGACAAGGCTAGAAAAAAAAGGCTTGATTAAACGGGATCAAGACACTATTTGTGTTCCCGATTTGTCAGCCTTAGAAAGAATGATCGTTTAACAGATCGCGGCCTTTGCTTCCCCAACTTCTCTACGAAAGGCTACGTAAAAAGCTAAGAAAAGTTGGTGAGGAATGAGCGCTTCGGAACTGAGTACTGGGTACTGGGTACTGGGGAAGAAATTCTTTTAAGATTTGGTTGGGGTATAAATTCCCATCCAGATTTTGCCAATGTCCAGTAAAATCAGCCCCCAATCTCGAATTCCCAGTTTAAGAACTTATCAGATATGAGTATTTTAGATTCTCTGCCAGATGAGCCGGAGGAAGATCCATCCCCTGAGTCTCCAATTCCTCAGAATCATTGGTTAGACAAAGAACAGCAATTAATGCCTCCTCAACTCAAGGCTGATGCGCCCTTGAGAATGGTGGAAACGGCATTTTTAGCAAGTACCGCTAGCTTAATTTGGTTTATTAATTTTTACTTTCCTTTGGGCCCAGTTTTACGGATATTTTTTCCAGTGCCGATCGCTCTAGTTTATCTGCGTTGGGGCAAACGTGCGGCGTGGATGGCAGCACTTACTTGCGGGTTGCTGCTGACTGTATTGATGGGGCCAGCCCGTAGTTTACTGTTTGTCATGCCCTACGGGTTCATGGGCGTGCTTTTGGGAGCAACATGGTATCGCCGTCGTGTTCCCTGGATTGTTTCTATCAGCTTGGGTACGTTGTTGGGTACTTTGGGAGTATTTTTTAGGCTGTGGCTGTTGTCTGTTTTGTCAGGTGAAGACTTGTGGATTTATGTAATTACCCAGGTGACTGAGTTCATTGAGTGGGCATTTTTGAAGTTGAGTTTGTTGACGACTCCCAGTGTTTTTTTTGATTCAAGTGGGAGCGATCGCTTTAATTTTACTCAACAATTTTATCTACCTTTTTGTGGTACACCTGGCAGCGTGGTTCCTTTTTGAACGTCTCGGCAACCCCATTCCCCGTCCCCCACGCTGGGTACAAGTCCTGATGGATTATGACGGATAGTTATTTGTCATTTGTCATTTGTCATTTGTTATTTGTCATTGGTTAAATGATAAGTCCTAACTAATCCCCAATGCCCCATGCCCAATGCCCAAATTCGTATTTATACCCAAAAAGAACAAGGTGAAGAATGGCTGCGACGCTATCGTGGTTGTCTACCTGTATTTGCCTGTGTTTTAGGATTTACTGAAACTGGTTTAATTCCAGGGATTTCCGCAGCTGGACGCACTCCAGAGGATCGGAAATATACTGCTTGTGCCGATGCCGAGTTTTTGTATTATGGCGCAAAACATAAAGCTCAATATCCCCTACCGCCATTAGCGGCTGGCGCTTCACCTGTGCTGATTTCTCGTGCTGTCTTTGAGTCATTAAAGATACCAGTTCATTTGTTTAATGCTGGTTTACCGCAGCCTCCTGCTGTACCAGTAGTTGATTTAGGTGGCGCTCCAGCTAAGTGTTTAAGTGGAGGTGCTGCTATGGAAATCGCAACGGTACAGCACTTGCTTGAACAAGGGCTACTTTGGGGAGAACGCCTTGCTGCCAATATCCAACAGGGGTATCTGATTATCGGTGAGTGCGTCGTTGGAGGTACTACAACTGCCCTGGCAATCTTAACTGGTTTAGGTATAGAAGCTGCCGGAAAAGTTAACAGTAGTCACCCTGTTTGTAACCATGAGCAAAAGTGGGCACTAGTCCAAACTGGGTTGGAGAAGATGAGGGGGGGCAGGGGGCAGGGGGCCAGGGGGAGCAGGGGGAGCAGGGGAAGAAAATTTTACGTCCTCGTCATCCTCCTCATCTTCCTCAGTTAACCCTTTACAACTTGTTGCTGCTGTGGGTGATCCCATGCAAGTAGTGGTAGCTGGAATGGCGATCGCTGCTAGCCGTAGTTGTGGTGTAATGCTTGCTGGTGGGACGCAAATGCTGGCGGTTTATGCGCTAATGAGTGCGATCGCCCAAGCTTACGCCTTATCATGGCAACCAGAAGAAGTAGTTGTAGGCACAACCCGTTGGGTGGCAGAAGACCCTACTGGCGCTACAGTTGACTTAGCCCTCAATTTAGGAAAAGGCAGCTTAACTCATAGTGGAAGAATCCCTCCTCTATTAGCAACTCATCTAAGTTTTGCTGATTCTCGTTATCCCCAACTGAGAGCTTATGAGCAAGGTTTTGTGAAAGAGGGTATTGGTGCTGGAGCCGCTTGCATAGCCGCCCATCTTAGCCAAGATTGGCAGCAACACCAACTTTTGGCAGCTATTGAAGCCCAACTAGAAAGCCTAATACCAATTTAAATCAATTCGCAATTCGCAATTCGCAATTCGCAATTACGTGTTGTAACGGGGATTTAGACCCCGCCACAACACTTGCGGCTTGATAAAAGCCGGGGATTTAAATCCCTGCACTTTGTTAAATAAAGAATGCGACAAATAGACCATTTGTAGAGACGCGATTCATCGCGTCTTTACCCAAAGATGTGTTGCAATCATTAATTGAATTGGTATAAGTACAGCATTCAAATAGGTTCATCACAAGTCGATGCAATCAAGTTGCAGGTCGATGCAATCAAGTTGTAGGTCGATGCAATCAAGTTGCAAGTCAAAAGGCTTGTGTGTACACCGTAGCTTTTTAGGAGAGAAGCCAAGGTTTATTGGATGCAAACGAGAACCGCTATAAACATAGTATTTTAAAATCAAATTCTTATTATTTCGTTACAATCTGCTTATGCGTTAGGCATTCAAGAGTTATCAGCCATGAAATTGATTTCCGAACCACCGATTCCTGTAAAAATTCAAAAGATGAAGGAACGGGTGCGGTGGATGCATCCAAGTTTTGTGCAACGGGGAATTGACCAAACCAGTATAGTTATTGACGATGGCAAGCAGGATAGTCCAGAGTTTTCCTTCATGGTTATTGGTGATTCTGGCACTAAATCCCATTCTCGCCACCACCCCCAACGAAAAGTTGCCGAATTGATGCTTCCTCACCGCGACGATTGCAGTTTTGTGTTGCACACGGCCGATGTGATTTATGTGGTGGGTTCGCAAGAGTATTATTCAACAAACTTTATTGAGCCTTATCGGGAATTTCTTGTCGGTGGCGATAACCCGAAAAGCATTCCTTATGACCGCATGGTGTTTAATCTGCCGTTTTTGCCAGTACTTGGTAAT encodes the following:
- a CDS encoding Crp/Fnr family transcriptional regulator, encoding MEDRYSLQAQANPWMITSAPFFQGLPETAVELALVHLVTRTHPANQVILLENDWGGSVYFIMDGWVKIRTYNLEGKEVTLNILGKGELFGEMAALDEVPRSTDVITLAPTIIGSMPAQDFVKLLQVEPLAGVRLAQLMARRLRQVNRRLRLRESDSQSRVADTLLFLAEGQGKKGQTGTEIPNLPHRELSSLSGLARETVTRVLTRLEKKGLIKRDQDTICVPDLSALERMIV